In Tubulanus polymorphus chromosome 2, tnTubPoly1.2, whole genome shotgun sequence, a single window of DNA contains:
- the LOC141899031 gene encoding somatostatin receptor type 4-like, which yields MEMSGAGGELVNLTYESGAHLDVCYDESCINGEYALLQMISACFIAVICPIGIVLNILSVIVLLAENSKTAQNVFLISLAISDTIFLLYSLVHIGISCFVEIAIESCRFYFKIGQMAVYCRYFARIFTFWMVVVVTIHRFLAVRHPLRVRNFSAKNAGVVTGIVFALSVAVGICLTELIKRAGRPRVKVLGTIIRLLMACILPIGIVFVCNSFMIYTVKQARSFRRSASTNRENPRASSNADDPSIRIIAVSTVFLISSIPFVVSTSLYLVSDPLFKEMSTVSGISLCVNSSVNFVLYFYTGSRFRVAFRRKILRVSHFRGSMLSRETEMAELNAVTNSCKGNLS from the coding sequence ATGGAAATGAGTGGTGCTGGTGGTGAACTCGTGAATTTAACTTACGAAAGTGGAGCCCATTTAGATGTGTGTTATGACGAATCGTGTATCAATGGGGAATATGCGCTTCTTCAAATGATCAGCGCCTGTTTCATCGCCGTTATTTGTCCAATCGGAATCGTTCTCAACATTCTCAGCGTCATCGTATTACTGGCCGAAAATTCCAAAACCGCACAGAATGTGTTTCTCATTTCGTTGGCTATATCGGACACGATATTCTTGTTGTACAGTTTAGTGCATATCGGTATTAGCTGTTTTGTCGAAATAGCGATCGAGTCTTGTAGATTCTACTTCAAAATCGGCCAGATGGCAGTATATTGTAGATATTTCGCGCGAATTTTCACGTTTTGGATGGTTGTGGTCGTAACAATTCACCGGTTTTTGGCCGTTCGGCATCCGCTTCGGGTGCGAAACTTTTCAGCGAAGAACGCCGGTGTTGTGACGGGCATCGTATTCGCATTGTCGGTGGCCGTCGGCATTTGCCTAACCGAGCTGATCAAACGTGCGGGTCGGCCGAGGGTGAAAGTGCTAGGTACCATCATACGATTACTAATGGCCTGTATATTGCCGATCGGGATAGTATTTGTTTGCAATTCATTCATGATTTATACCGTTAAACAGGCTCGTTCTTTTCGAAGATCGGCCAGCACTAACCGTGAAAATCCCCGAGCATCCTCGAACGCCGATGACCCGTCCATCCGCATCATTGCAGTGAGTACGGTTTTTCTGATCTCGTCAATACCATTCGTTGTAAGCACGTCGTTGTATCTGGTATCTGATCCGTTGTTTAAAGAAATGAGCACCGTGTCGGGCATTTCGTTGTGCGTGAACTCTAGCGTAAATTTCGTCTTGTATTTCTACACGGGGTCGAGATTTCGTGTGGCATTTCGTCGGAAAATTCTTCGCGTTAGTCATTTCCGTGGAAGTATGTTGAGTCGCGAAACAGAGATGGCGGAGTTGAATGCGGTAACTAACAGCTGCAAAGGAAACCTTTCTTAG
- the LOC141900757 gene encoding contactin-associated protein like 5-3-like produces the protein MQVRTRTNNEAMHGGKECEGKNQSEQPCYSGVCPKPGDWLEWGVWSACSRSCDGGQRNRTRVCDWTTHGVNLTLACIGNGADSQVCNNFSCEPIPKTCTELKDRGMFISGSATISPDFKLLKVWCDFEMEGGVGVTIIGHSLKNFTRVSGYEGAGEYMMELKYDPLKTNDGVDSLVTLADQSLHCKQYISWKCHKAGIVSEKDGVTKVTYWENRYGTKRDYWGGAEHDSGMCACGMNSTCFDKKKKCNCDSNDDRWHEDQGYLTFKDDLPITTFRAGDTSVMHNEEGQFLVGPLICWGTDPHF, from the exons ATGCAAGTTAGGACTCGTACCAACAATGAAGCCATGCACGGTGGCAAGGAATGCGAGGGAAAAAACCAAAGCGAACAACCTTGTTACTCCGGTGTTTGCCCAA aACCAGGGGATTGGTTGGAGTGGGGCGTTTGGTCGGCCTGTTCCAGATCTTGCGACGGCGGTCAGAGAAATCGTACTCGGGTCTGCGACTGGACTACACACGGAGTCAATCTTACTTTAGCTTGTATCGGAAACGGAGCCGATTCGCAAGTTTGCAACAACTTCAGCTGTGAACCAATAC CGAAAACTTGTACAGAACTGAAGGATAGGGGGATGTTCATAAGCGGTTCTGCAACTATTTCTCCCGACTTCAAACTTTTAAAAGTCTGGTGTGATTTTGAAATGGAGGGAGGTGTTGGTGTAACAATCATAG GGCATTCTTTGAAGAACTTCACTCGTGTTAGCGGATACGAAGGAGCGGGCGAATACATGATGGAGCTCAAATACGATCCATTGAAAACGAACGACGGAGTCGACTCCCTCGTTACATTAGCCGATCAATCGTTGCATTGTAAGCAGTACATCAGCTGGAAGTGTCACAAAGCGGGAATCGTGTCCGAAAAAGACGGCGTAACCAAGGTCACTTATTGGGAGAATCGCTACGGGACCAAACGAGATTACTGGGGTGGTGCGGAGCATGATTCCGGGATGTGCGCATGCGGAATGAATAGCACGTGCTTCGACAAGAAGAAGAAATGCAACTGCGACAGTAACGACGATAGATGGCATGAAGACCAGGGTTATCTGACATTCAAAGACGATTTACCGATTACGACTTTTCGTGCCGGAGATACAA GTGTAATGCATAATGAAGAAGGGCAATTTCTCGTCGGACCGCTGATTTGCTGGGGAACGGATCcgcacttttaa
- the LOC141900758 gene encoding putative phosphatidate phosphatase, translating to MDSITKDILQKLLHIFLDVACVTLVGLPPILLKYYGSPYYRGFFCDDEDLKHPYLPSTVSWNTTVAVGVLLPIGIIFVVECVKYCMSYASHQVFDHYTIGRVSINKWLWTWYKEAGKFAFGLAFSQSFNDIGKYAIGRLRPYFLTVCKPLASACANGTFITSTDVCTGNSAEIREARLSFPSGHASYVWYCALYLAIYIQVHMKWKGSTLLKHCLSGAALLIACYVCFTRVSDYKHHPSDVIAGAFIGIVGCLLTVYCVSDLWSRNPSYESQPLLPQDKQQILDEKTAVF from the exons ATGGATTCGATAACTAAGGATATCCTACAGAAATTACTTCACATATTTCTCGACGTAGCCTGCGTTACTTTGG TTGGCTTACCTCCgattcttttgaaatattacgGATCGCCTTATTACAGAGGATTTTTCTGCGATGATGAAGATTTGAAACACCCCTATCTGCCGTCCACGGTCTCGTGGAACACTACAGTAGCCGTCGGTGTACTATTACCTATCGGCATC ATATTTGTGGTAGAATGCGTGAAATATTGCATGTCGTACGCGAGCCACCAGGTATTCGATCATTACACTATCGGTCGTGTGTCGATCAACAAATGGCTATGGACCTGGTACAAGGAGGCTGGTAAATTCGCTTTCGGACTCGCGTTCAGTCAGTCGTTCAACGACATAGGCAAATATGCTATTGGACGGCTCCGTCCTTACTTCCTCACAGTCTGCAAACCATTAGCCAGCGCCTGTGCAAATGGAACGTTTATCACGTCGACGGACGTTTGCACCGGCAACTCGGCCGAAATACGAGAAGCCAG GTTATCGTTCCCGTCTGGACACGCATCCTATGTTTGGTACTGCGCACTTTATTTGGCT ATTTATATCCAAGTTCACATGAAATGGAAGGGCAGCACTTTGTTGAAGCACTGTCTGTCCGGAGCTGCTCTGCTGATTGCGTGCTACGTGTGTTTTACCCGCGTATCTGACTATAAACATCACCCGTCTGACGTAATAGCCGGTGCTTTCATTGGTATTGTCGGCTGTCTTTTAACA GTATACTGTGTTTCGGATTTATGGTCACGGAATCCCTCGTACGAAAGCCAACCTCTACTGCCTCAAGACAAACAGCAAATCCTCGATGAAAAGACAGCAGTTTTTTGA